A genomic segment from Triplophysa dalaica isolate WHDGS20190420 chromosome 22, ASM1584641v1, whole genome shotgun sequence encodes:
- the avd gene encoding avidin, which translates to MTHDAKQSYFSKMTSLMWWSLLVSLLAYRNTSANELPSEMNVKGNACNITGAWRNELGSTLRVKVEGSQITGVYETAVESTRGAAGRESKAKIIGVVGEGPQPTVSFAVMWEKGSCSAWVGQCFILPGDVRVLKTFWLLRSAADNLSGDWGSTRLGEDLFFMI; encoded by the exons ATGACCCACGACGCTAAACAGTCGTATTTCTCGAAGATGACGTCACTGATGTGGTGGTCGCTTTTAGTGAGTTTATTAGCATACAGAAACACGTCTGCAAATGAGCTTCCTTCAGAGATGAACGTGAAG GGGAACGCTTGTAATATAACCGGTGCATGGCGCAATGAACTGGGTTCCACGCTCCGTGTGAAAGTGGAAGGATCGCAGATCACTGGAGTTTATGAGACCGCGGTGGAGTCCACGCGTGGGGCAGCGGGCCGTGAAAGCAAAGCTAAAATCATCGGAGTAGTTGGTGAAGGGCCTCAACCTACCGTTTCATTTGCCGTGATGTGGGAGAAAG GCTCATGTTCTGCTTGGGTTGGTCAGTGCTTCATTTTACCTGGTGATGTGCGAGTACTGAAAACCTTCTGGCTGTTACGCAGCGCGGCTGACAACTTATCAGGCGACTGGGGAAGTACCAG GTTGGGAGAAGATCTGTTCTTCATGATTTGA